The following coding sequences lie in one Eremothecium sinecaudum strain ATCC 58844 chromosome IV, complete sequence genomic window:
- the GPI12 gene encoding N-acetylglucosaminylphosphatidylinositol deacetylase (Syntenic homolog of Ashbya gossypii ABL120W; Syntenic homolog of Saccharomyces cerevisiae YMR281W (GPI12)), translating into MFGSFFAVLKLYMVFIGLYCWSYKRLEDHNVSVYNNLIGTNRHTSLTIVIAHPDDEVMFFAPTLLQLDNLMDSSIPFKVICLTDGDSDGLGAIRRTELKKALQVLVLNHRVVLEVGDLTDGMEIEWEKESVRTMLRGYIKDSNPLILTFDERGVSGHKNHIACANAINDLAYKQLHLKTGKNILRKYSGFIVDLVRLLLGYPLDTVFISTALQYLHSLVAMLVGHKSQMVWFRWGWWVLSRYVFANEY; encoded by the coding sequence ATGTTTGGATCATTTTTTGCAGTTCTGAAGCTGTATATGGTGTTTATCGGTCTGTACTGCTGGTCATACAAGAGGTTGGAGGACCACAATGTATCGGTGTATAACAATCTGATAGGGACGAATCGCCACACATCACTTACAATTGTGATTGCGCATCCAGATGATGAAGTGATGTTTTTCGCGCCCACGTTGCTGCAGTTGGATAACCTTATGGATAGTTCAATACCTTTTAAAGTTATTTGTTTGACTGACGGTGATTCTGATGGACTCGGTGCGATTAGAAGAACAGAGTTGAAAAAGGCTCTTCAGGTTCTGGTGCTGAACCACAGGGTGGTTCTTGAGGTCGGGGATCTTACAGATGGTATGGAAATTGAGTGGGAGAAAGAGTCGGTCAGGACAATGCTTCGCGGGTATATAAAGGACAGTAATCCGTTGATACTGACCTTTGACGAGCGTGGGGTCTCTGGACACAAGAACCATATTGCATGTGCCAATGCGATAAATGACTTGGCATATAAGCAGCTTCATCTAAAGACCGGAAAGAACATTTTACGGAAGTACTCTGGTTTCATTGTTGATCTCGTGCGCTTATTGCTTGGTTATCCGTTGGATACGGTCTTCATCAGCACGGCATTACAGTACTTGCATTCACTTGTCGCGATGCTGGTAGGACACAAATCGCAAATGGTCTGGTTTCGGTGGGGTTGGTGGGTACTAAGTAGGTATGTTTTTGCAAACGAATATTGA
- the AEP2 gene encoding Aep2p (Syntenic homolog of Ashbya gossypii ABL119C; Syntenic homolog of Saccharomyces cerevisiae YMR282C (AEP2)): MIVDFLNVGEPTRYVHARIYSSSYNLTVKICLCLFGVEPTMAVKWGVRKVARSFNNSALHFRPLTVAASSNASETLQSFTASLHKEYDGLHASNKHFDGDKSSITLRKKNLTEITTKAMNELREGKPLSIPENLSQEDISIVVNRLMTLLEPLTLISVASEGHSLKIMNALKTFYCELAKVEENVPLSLLQQNDINRIIKRLLYLSGLSSARKLFQSTITRGSIEGNKAPRDTQTLVHYFQLYLGSIPRFWLRNKYTRHGIGPTKRSRQMLFKPLGEKMLFTMIEKLMNNNKWMHLLTAEMHANVIAALGFHNQLSSIEHYINKMWGVSLGAQSNEPIHMNASNSYIYPDRQIIIAIISSFAYNGRFSDGFEIMSSFFQMYPDIKPDPKFWRKLFKWTDPMFNLDSANVNMFQKCCWEAMRTSYAKANKSIPPDTSILRTRLKVLEHQNDIEAAIDALRIFGDCFSHYFYSTPLKDSQYLLLMKYQQFIIRHMCLQDDYEACTAFINQWQLNPMHGQELRDYFVMEKQKNEFEKARAGQGSTDGAELDEDDDFTLTGFKLW, from the coding sequence ATGATAGTTGATTTCTTAAACGTCGGTGAACCGACGAGATATGTGCATGCACGAATATATTCATCCTCCTATAACTTGACAGTGAAGATTTGCTTGTGTCTATTTGGGGTAGAACCAACTATGGCTGTTAAATGGGGTGTGAGAAAAGTGGCGCGTAGTTTTAACAACTCTGCGCTGCACTTTCGTCCATTAACAGTAGCTGCATCTTCTAACGCATCGGAAACGTTACAGTCGTTTACCGCATCTTTGCATAAAGAATATGATGGTTTACATGCTAGCAATAAACATTTTGATGGAGATAAGTCATCTATTACATTGCGGAAGAAGAATTTAACGGAAATTACAACAAAGGCCATGAATGAACTGCGAGAAGGGAAACCGTTATCGATCCCGGAGAATTTATCACAGGAAGACATCTCTATTGTAGTTAATAGGCTCATGACATTGTTAGAACCGCTAACATTGATCTCCGTTGCTTCCGAGGGACACTCTTTAAAGATAATGAACGCGCTAAAAACGTTTTATTGCGAGCTTGCaaaagttgaagaaaaCGTGCCGCTATCGCTGTTGCAGCAGAACGATATAAACCGCATCATAAAACGGTTATTGTACCTGAGTGGTCTCAGTTCTGCCCGTAAGCTTTTTCAAAGTACAATAACACGAGGTTCAATCGAGGGCAATAAGGCACCAAGGGACACACAGACATTGGTCCACTATTTTCAGCTGTATCTTGGTTCAATACCGCGATTCTGGTTAAGAAATAAATATACAAGACATGGGATAGGGCCTACAAAAAGGTCCCGTCAGATGTTATTCAAACCACTTGGCGAAAAGATGTTATTTACCATGATAGAAAAGCTAATGAATAATAATAAGTGGATGCACCTGCTAACTGCGGAAATGCATGCAAATGTTATTGCTGCATTAGGATTCCATAATCAACTAAGTTCTATCGAACATTATATTAACAAAATGTGGGGAGTCTCACTTGGGGCACAAAGTAACGAGCCTATCCACATGAACGCTTCAAACTCATACATTTATCCAGACCGACAGATTATAATAGCTATCATCTCATCTTTTGCATACAACGGGAGATTTTCCGATGGATTTGAAATAATGTCATCCTTCTTCCAAATGTACCCTGATATAAAGCCTGACCCGAAGTTCTGGAGGAAACTGTTTAAGTGGACTGACCCTATGTTCAATTTGGACTCAGCCAACGTTAATATGTTTCAGAAATGTTGTTGGGAAGCCATGAGAACTTCGTATGCGAAGGCTAATAAGAGCATACCACCGGATACCTCGATTTTGCGTACCAGGTTGAAGGTGCTCGAACATCAAAACGATATAGAGGCTGCAATAGATGCGTTGAGGATCTTTGGCGACTGCTTTAGTCATTATTTCTATTCTACACCACTGAAGGATAGCCAATATCTGCTCCTGATGAAATATCAACAATTTATAATTAGACATATGTGCTTACAAGATGACTACGAAGCATGCACCGCATTCATTAACCAATGGCAACTCAATCCAATGCACGGTCAGGAATTGCGCGACTATTTTGTAATGGAAAAGCAGAAGAATGAATTTGAGAAAGCTAGAGCTGGGCAGGGTTCAACAGATGGTGCTGAATTAGATGAAGACGATGATTTCACGTTGACCGGGTTTAAGCTATGGTAA
- the NGL2 gene encoding RNA exonuclease (Syntenic homolog of Ashbya gossypii ABL118W; Syntenic homolog of Saccharomyces cerevisiae YMR285C (NGL2) and YML118W (NGL3)): MQTMEVKDQLDYGMSGATSDNETKISTAIGSLKISSSYKDVEGNNGSNPSVDESQSGKLKDGGKKDKKHKKRQNKNLTPEEINELKAIRRLKKESQQKINSEESNFITRDFLSLPMKQNTNGFIFTMMTYNCLAQALIRRRLFPTSGNALKWRIRSETLLKEFKHYNSDVMCLQEIDHVQYKQFWNIEFQKLGYSSQMHRFHSSAHGVVIAWRKSMFELADYMLIDYDKEKSGVIKPMKATNNVGLAVALKFSKEVLRSHPHTTKSGILVGTSHLFWHPFGTYERTRQTYVLLRKMKEFMHRVNVFGNNTSAKNTSWYSFICGDFNSQPFDSPYLSMVSKPVAYHGRARTVITCSAGYNFSQSIDEGSDEENKEEEKQPATPTPEYYNGTEREFSLVSEMEKLHNSIDLRAISLYSVGYRYVDAENAGLDNDRGEPEISNWAHTWKGLLDYIMCLTDWDFSDHTKLDTLDQLEQTTNVKILGLLKMPAAKDMPEHGLPHLGEYPSDHLCMMTRLELDM, encoded by the coding sequence ATGCAAACAATGGAAGTGAAGGACCAGCTAGATTACGGCATGTCAGGTGCAACTTCAGATAATGAAACTAAAATATCTACGGCGATCGGATCGCTAAAGATTTCATCGAGTTATAAGGATGTTGAGGGTAATAATGGCTCAAACCCTTCAGTTGACGAATCTCAATCAGGAAAGCTGAAAGATGGAGGGAAAAAGGATAAGAAGCATAAAAAGAGACAAAATAAGAACTTGACTCCTGAGGAAATAAACGAACTTAAAGCAATACGAAGGTTGAAGAAAGAATCAcaacaaaaaattaattCAGAAGAGTCAAATTTCATAACCAGAGATTTCCTTTCGTTGCCTATGAAACAGAATACCAATGGCTTTATTTTCACTATGATGACATATAATTGTCTTGCTCAAGCACTTATTAGGCGTCGTTTGTTTCCAACCAGTGGTAATGCATTGAAATGGCGCATTAGAAGCGAAACGTTGCTCAAGGAATTCAAACATTACAACTCCGATGTCATGTGTCTGCAAGAAATTGATCATGTGCAATATAAGCAATTTTGGAACATTGAGTTCCAAAAATTGGGTTATTCTTCTCAGATGCATAGGTTTCATAGTAGCGCACATGGGGTCGTAATTGCTTGGAGGAAATCGATGTTTGAGTTAGCAGACTATATGCTCATCGATTACGATAAAGAAAAGTCGGGTGTTATAAAGCCCATGAAGGCTACAAATAATGTAGGATTAGCTGTTGCATTGAAATTTTCGAAGGAAGTACTTCGCTCACATCCACACACAACAAAATCTGGTATTTTAGTTGGCACGTCCCATTTGTTTTGGCATCCATTTGGAACATATGAAAGAACCAGACAAACCTATGTATTACTCAGAAAGATGAAGGAATTCATGCATCGAGTGAATGTGTTTGGAAATAATACATCTGCCAAGAACACAAGCTGGTACTCCTTTATTTGTGGAGACTTTAATTCACAACCTTTTGACTCTCCATATTTATCGATGGTCAGTAAGCCGGTGGCTTATCATGGCAGAGCAAGAACGGTTATCACATGTAGTGCGGGGTATAACTTCAGCCAGTCAATTGATGAAGGTTCAGATGAAGAGAACAAGGAGGAGGAAAAACAACCTGCAACCCCAACTCCAGAATATTATAATGGAACAGAAAGGGAGTTCAGTTTAGTCAGTGAAATGGAGAAATTGCATAACTCAATTGATTTACGAGCTATCTCATTGTACTCGGTTGGATACAGATATGTTGACGCTGAAAACGCTGGGTTAGATAATGATCGTGGAGAACCTGAAATATCCAATTGGGCACATACATGGAAAGGACTGCTGGATTATATCATGTGTTTGACTGATTGGGATTTCTCAGACCATACAAAGCTTGATACTCTAGATCAATTAGAGCAAACTACTAATGTAAAAATTCTTGGGCTTTTAAAAATGCCCGCAGCTAAAGATATGCCAGAGCACGGTTTACCTCATTTGGGGGAGTATCCAAGTGACCACCTCTGTATGATGACTAGGTTAGAACTAGATATGTAA